A single window of Streptomyces sp. NBC_00464 DNA harbors:
- a CDS encoding phosphonatase-like hydrolase: MKTLNHDSKLNLIVLDMAGTTVADGGLVEQAFSAAAARLGVEPGSADHAGKLDYVRATMGESKITVFRHLFGEEALAQRANAAFEEAYGELVDGGRIAPVPGAREAIEELTSEGRTVALSTGFARATQDAILAALGWQDLVALTLCPADAGGRGRPYPDMVLAAFLRTGAVDDVRRTVVAGDTSYDMLSGVRAGAGIVAGVLTGAHDKDQLTRSGATHVLGSVAELPGLIARAEA, translated from the coding sequence GTGAAGACGTTGAACCACGACTCCAAGCTGAATCTGATCGTCCTCGACATGGCGGGCACCACCGTCGCCGACGGCGGCCTCGTCGAGCAGGCCTTCTCCGCCGCTGCCGCACGCCTCGGCGTGGAGCCCGGCTCCGCCGACCACGCCGGGAAGCTCGACTACGTACGCGCCACCATGGGCGAGTCCAAGATCACCGTCTTCCGCCACCTGTTCGGCGAGGAGGCCCTGGCCCAGCGGGCCAACGCCGCCTTCGAGGAGGCGTACGGAGAACTGGTCGACGGCGGCCGCATCGCCCCCGTCCCCGGTGCCCGCGAGGCCATCGAGGAGCTCACGTCCGAGGGCCGGACCGTGGCCCTGTCCACCGGCTTCGCCCGCGCCACCCAGGACGCGATCCTCGCCGCACTCGGCTGGCAGGACCTGGTCGCCCTGACCCTCTGCCCCGCCGACGCGGGCGGCCGCGGCCGCCCCTACCCGGACATGGTCCTCGCCGCGTTCCTGCGCACCGGGGCGGTGGATGACGTCCGCCGGACCGTCGTCGCGGGGGACACCTCGTACGACATGCTCAGCGGCGTACGCGCCGGCGCCGGCATCGTCGCGGGCGTCCTCACCGGCGCCCACGACAAGGACCAGCTGACCCGCAGCGGAGCCACCCACGTCCTCGGCTCCGTCGCCGAACTGCCCGGCCTGATCGCGCGGGCCGAGGCATGA
- a CDS encoding class F sortase: MSASDRPAGHGRLLTGVAWAVLLLGLWLWGRGITGGSGASSAPTTGDVAAVGRPLGVPLPPAHDPIEGVAPRSVEIPSIGISAPVVPRGLDAEGAITPPSFDTPQTVGWYGSGTEPGAKGPALFVGHVDTETKPAVFYGLSAARPGAKVEVTRTDGTVAEFTIDDVQVFTRERFNAQKAYGPRQDGRAELRLITCGGTYDRASKSYTANVVVSAYLTGEKSREKVQEAAQKEAGAPAGG; the protein is encoded by the coding sequence GTGTCCGCCTCGGACCGCCCGGCGGGGCACGGCAGGCTGCTCACCGGAGTGGCCTGGGCCGTGCTGCTGCTGGGCCTGTGGCTCTGGGGCCGCGGCATCACCGGCGGCTCCGGCGCCAGTTCCGCCCCGACCACCGGCGATGTCGCCGCGGTCGGGCGACCCCTCGGCGTGCCGCTGCCCCCGGCCCATGACCCGATCGAGGGCGTCGCGCCGCGGAGCGTCGAGATCCCGTCGATCGGGATCTCGGCCCCCGTGGTCCCGCGGGGCCTGGACGCGGAGGGGGCGATCACACCGCCGTCCTTCGACACACCCCAGACGGTGGGCTGGTACGGCAGCGGCACCGAGCCCGGCGCCAAGGGCCCGGCCCTCTTCGTCGGCCACGTCGACACCGAGACCAAGCCGGCCGTCTTCTACGGGCTCAGCGCGGCCCGCCCCGGCGCCAAGGTCGAGGTGACCCGGACCGACGGCACCGTCGCCGAGTTCACCATCGACGACGTCCAGGTCTTCACCCGCGAACGCTTCAACGCCCAGAAGGCGTACGGCCCCCGCCAGGACGGCCGGGCCGAGCTCCGGCTGATCACCTGCGGCGGCACGTACGACCGTGCGTCGAAGTCGTACACGGCGAACGTCGTCGTCTCGGCCTATCTGACGGGCGAGAAGTCGCGGGAGAAGGTTCAGGAGGCGGCGCAGAAGGAGGCGGGCGCGCCGGCCGGCGGCTGA
- a CDS encoding TIGR03364 family FAD-dependent oxidoreductase yields MRVIVVGAGVVGTMHAWHAVERGHEVVQIERESEARGASLRNFGQIWVSGRAGGEELETALRARELWESLGERVPGLGFRACGSLTPVRTARETAVAEAAVARPDAAARGYKLLTAGEARAVNPALRGDFTAALWCERDAAVEPRTAQRALKQELLASGRYTYLGGREVREVVGTASVRDDHGDVHTGDAVVLATGAWLGGLVRELAGPDLPVRRVRLQMMQTDPLGEPLTTSVADADSFRYYPAYRGEALDALNTGQAQTPTAAEHRMQLLMVQRRDGGLTIGDTHEYEHPFSFDTVEEPYEHLTAVVESFLGRPLPRIRRRWAGVYAQCTDTTRVVHRQQVRDGVWLVTGPGGRGMTCSPAIAETTANELGW; encoded by the coding sequence GTGAGAGTCATCGTCGTAGGAGCCGGCGTGGTGGGAACCATGCACGCCTGGCACGCAGTGGAACGCGGCCACGAGGTCGTACAGATCGAGCGCGAAAGCGAGGCTCGCGGGGCATCGCTCCGCAATTTCGGACAGATTTGGGTCAGCGGCCGGGCCGGCGGCGAGGAGCTGGAGACCGCGCTCCGCGCCCGCGAGCTGTGGGAGTCCCTCGGTGAGCGGGTGCCGGGACTCGGCTTCCGGGCCTGCGGCTCGCTCACCCCGGTGCGCACCGCACGGGAGACCGCCGTCGCCGAAGCGGCCGTCGCCCGTCCCGACGCGGCGGCCCGCGGCTACAAGCTGCTCACCGCCGGTGAGGCCAGGGCGGTCAACCCCGCCCTGCGCGGCGACTTCACCGCCGCGCTGTGGTGCGAGCGGGACGCGGCCGTCGAACCGCGCACCGCCCAACGTGCCCTGAAGCAGGAGCTGCTGGCCTCCGGCCGCTACACCTACCTCGGCGGCCGCGAGGTGCGCGAGGTCGTCGGCACCGCATCCGTCCGTGACGACCACGGCGACGTCCACACCGGCGACGCCGTCGTCCTCGCCACCGGCGCCTGGCTCGGCGGCCTCGTCCGCGAACTGGCCGGACCGGATCTGCCCGTGCGCCGGGTCCGCCTCCAGATGATGCAGACCGACCCGCTCGGCGAACCGCTCACCACCTCCGTCGCCGACGCCGACAGCTTCCGCTACTACCCGGCCTACCGCGGCGAGGCGCTCGACGCGCTCAACACCGGCCAGGCCCAGACCCCCACCGCCGCCGAGCACCGGATGCAGCTCCTGATGGTGCAGCGCCGCGACGGCGGACTGACCATCGGCGACACCCACGAGTACGAACACCCCTTCTCCTTCGACACCGTCGAGGAGCCCTACGAGCACCTCACCGCGGTCGTCGAGTCCTTCCTCGGCCGCCCGCTGCCGAGGATCCGCCGCCGCTGGGCCGGGGTCTACGCCCAGTGCACCGACACCACCCGCGTCGTCCACCGCCAGCAGGTGCGGGACGGCGTCTGGCTCGTCACCGGGCCCGGCGGACGCGGCATGACCTGCTCGCCCGCCATCGCCGAAACAACCGCCAACGAACTGGGCTGGTGA
- a CDS encoding HAD-IIA family hydrolase: MAERKPISSWLTDMDGVLIHEGTPIPGADAFIKRLRESGLPFLVLTNNSIYTARDLHARLKRMGLDVPVENIWTSALATAQFLDDQRPGGTAYVIGEAGLTTALHDIGYVLTDHEPDYVVLGETRTYSFEALTKAIRLINGGARFICTNPDETGPSAEGPLPATGSVAALITKATGKAPYFAGKPNPLMMRTGLNAIGAHSESSAMIGDRMDTDVLAGLEAGMQTFLVLTGLTTVADIDKYPFRPSTVVESIADLVELIDVS, from the coding sequence ATGGCAGAGCGCAAGCCGATCTCGTCCTGGCTCACCGACATGGACGGAGTCCTCATCCACGAGGGGACGCCGATCCCGGGCGCGGATGCCTTCATCAAGCGGCTGCGGGAATCCGGGCTGCCCTTCCTGGTCCTCACCAACAACTCGATCTACACCGCGCGCGACCTGCACGCCCGGCTGAAGCGCATGGGCCTCGACGTGCCCGTCGAGAACATCTGGACCTCCGCGCTCGCCACCGCCCAGTTCCTGGACGACCAGCGGCCCGGCGGCACGGCGTATGTCATCGGCGAGGCCGGGCTCACCACCGCGCTGCACGACATCGGCTACGTCCTCACCGACCACGAGCCCGACTACGTGGTGCTCGGCGAGACGCGTACGTACTCCTTCGAGGCGCTCACCAAGGCGATCCGGCTGATCAACGGCGGCGCCCGCTTCATCTGCACCAATCCGGACGAGACCGGCCCCTCCGCCGAGGGCCCGCTGCCCGCGACCGGCTCCGTCGCCGCCCTCATCACCAAGGCGACCGGTAAGGCCCCGTACTTCGCGGGCAAGCCCAACCCGCTGATGATGCGCACCGGGCTCAACGCGATCGGCGCCCACTCCGAGTCCAGCGCCATGATCGGCGACCGGATGGACACCGATGTGCTCGCCGGTCTTGAGGCGGGCATGCAGACCTTCCTGGTGCTGACCGGGCTCACCACGGTGGCGGACATCGACAAGTACCCGTTCCGGCCGTCCACGGTCGTCGAATCCATCGCCGACCTGGTCGAGCTCATCGACGTGAGCTGA
- a CDS encoding ABC transporter ATP-binding protein produces the protein MTGGAEAVRSGIRFDGVSVAYGGNVVLDRLDLTVEPGEVMALLGPSGSGKTTALRAVAGFVRPAAGRVFIGDRDVTALPPHKRGIGMVVQQYALFPHLRVQDNVAFGLKAQKADKAGIPGRVAEALELVGMGDYARRYPRELSGGQQQRVAIARALAIRPGVLLLDEPLSALDAQLRSGMLTELARLHRELPDVSILYVTHDQVEALTLADRIAVMDKARLQDCGTPQELYRRPRTEFTASFVGNANLLPVTVAEAADTVDFAGHALAVPTGSVAGGVTATLCVRPHLVGLGDGPNALTGTISEVQWRGSTHRLYVDVDGHRIKADLRELRETPALGDKATLHFAADDGVLLPAGAGVSHG, from the coding sequence ATGACGGGCGGGGCCGAAGCCGTCCGCAGCGGCATCAGGTTCGACGGGGTCAGCGTCGCCTACGGCGGCAACGTCGTCCTCGACCGGCTCGACCTGACCGTCGAACCCGGCGAGGTCATGGCCCTCCTCGGCCCCTCCGGATCCGGCAAGACGACCGCCCTGCGCGCCGTCGCCGGATTCGTCCGGCCCGCGGCCGGGCGGGTGTTCATCGGCGACCGCGATGTCACCGCCCTGCCGCCGCACAAGCGCGGCATCGGCATGGTCGTCCAGCAGTACGCCCTCTTCCCGCACCTGCGGGTCCAGGACAACGTCGCCTTCGGCCTGAAGGCGCAGAAGGCAGACAAGGCCGGGATCCCGGGACGGGTCGCCGAGGCACTCGAACTCGTCGGCATGGGGGACTACGCCAGGCGCTACCCGCGCGAGCTCTCCGGCGGCCAGCAGCAGCGCGTCGCCATCGCCCGCGCCCTCGCCATCCGCCCCGGCGTCCTGCTGCTCGACGAGCCGCTCTCCGCGCTCGACGCCCAGCTGCGCTCCGGGATGCTGACCGAACTGGCCCGGTTGCACCGTGAACTCCCGGACGTCTCCATCCTGTACGTCACCCACGACCAGGTCGAGGCGCTGACCCTCGCCGACCGGATCGCCGTCATGGACAAGGCCCGGCTCCAGGACTGCGGCACCCCGCAGGAGCTGTACCGGCGTCCCCGTACGGAGTTCACCGCCTCGTTCGTCGGCAACGCGAACCTGCTCCCGGTCACCGTCGCCGAGGCCGCCGACACCGTCGACTTCGCCGGGCACGCGCTTGCCGTGCCGACGGGTTCGGTGGCCGGCGGTGTCACCGCGACGCTCTGCGTCCGGCCGCATCTGGTCGGGCTCGGGGACGGGCCCAACGCGCTGACCGGGACGATCTCGGAGGTCCAGTGGCGGGGGTCCACGCACCGGCTGTACGTCGACGTCGACGGGCACCGCATCAAGGCGGACCTGCGCGAACTGCGGGAGACGCCCGCGCTGGGGGACAAGGCGACGCTGCACTTCGCGGCGGACGACGGGGTGCTGCTGCCCGCGGGGGCGGGGGTGTCCCATGGCTAG
- a CDS encoding 2-aminoethylphosphonate ABC transporter substrate-binding protein has product MRKNHLRPLAAVTGALALAATLSACGGSSAASDEKVVTVYSADGLKGENGDGWYDKVFKDFEKETGIKVEYVEGGSGEMVQRAVRETSNTQADVLVTLPPFIQQADTKGLLQAYEPAGSDQVESAGKASDGKWTSVVNNYFGFVYNKKELTTPPATWEELLDGKYDEKVQYSTPGIAGDGTAVLIKAMHDFGGKEPAMAYLKKLQSNNVGPSASTGKLAPKVDKGELLAANGDVQMNYAQSKDMPNLGIWFPAKAGGKPTTFALPYAAGLVTKAPHSANGKKLLDFMLAEQAQKDVSEIGGGFAARKDIEATDANAAALTKLMDGVEVFEPDWSDIGTNLDTYVDAWKSATGS; this is encoded by the coding sequence ATGCGCAAGAACCACCTCAGGCCCCTAGCCGCCGTCACCGGCGCGCTCGCCCTCGCCGCCACCCTCTCCGCCTGCGGCGGCTCCTCGGCCGCGTCCGACGAGAAGGTCGTCACCGTCTACAGCGCCGACGGCCTCAAGGGCGAGAACGGCGACGGCTGGTACGACAAGGTCTTCAAGGACTTCGAGAAGGAGACCGGCATCAAGGTCGAGTACGTGGAGGGCGGCTCCGGCGAGATGGTGCAGCGCGCCGTCCGCGAGACGTCCAACACCCAGGCCGATGTGCTCGTCACCCTCCCGCCGTTCATCCAGCAGGCCGACACCAAAGGACTCCTCCAGGCGTACGAGCCGGCCGGCTCCGACCAGGTGGAGAGCGCCGGCAAGGCGTCCGACGGGAAGTGGACCTCCGTCGTCAACAACTACTTCGGCTTCGTCTACAACAAGAAGGAGCTGACCACCCCGCCCGCCACCTGGGAGGAGCTCCTCGACGGGAAGTACGACGAGAAGGTCCAGTACTCCACCCCGGGCATCGCCGGTGACGGTACGGCCGTGCTCATCAAGGCCATGCACGACTTCGGCGGCAAGGAGCCGGCGATGGCCTACCTGAAGAAGCTCCAGTCCAACAACGTCGGCCCGTCCGCCTCCACCGGCAAGCTCGCCCCCAAGGTCGACAAGGGTGAACTCCTCGCCGCCAACGGCGATGTCCAGATGAACTACGCCCAGTCCAAGGACATGCCGAACCTCGGCATCTGGTTCCCCGCGAAGGCCGGCGGCAAGCCCACCACCTTCGCGCTGCCGTACGCCGCCGGGCTGGTCACCAAGGCCCCGCACAGCGCCAACGGCAAGAAGCTGCTCGACTTCATGCTCGCCGAGCAGGCCCAGAAGGACGTCAGCGAGATCGGCGGCGGGTTCGCCGCCCGCAAGGACATCGAGGCGACCGACGCCAACGCGGCAGCGCTCACCAAGCTGATGGACGGGGTCGAGGTCTTCGAGCCGGACTGGTCCGACATCGGGACCAACCTGGACACGTACGTGGACGCCTGGAAGTCGGCCACCGGAAGCTGA
- a CDS encoding 2-aminoethylphosphonate ABC transporter permease subunit: MASVVTGDVRPAASAGRPVLKRRTGWKGPAWALPPVAVLAVVFLYPLLLVVQQSFSPDEGGTSLAPYADVFASASFRSALTTTVWLAAGSTVGCLVLGFVLALVIAFVPFPGAKAVARFVDVFLSFPSFLITLALLFIYGNAGMANGVWTGVTGAADGPFHFLTTPWGVLLAEITYFTPFVMRPLLAAFSQLDTAQLEVASSLGAGPARIVRQVILPEALPALLAGGSLVLVMCLNEFGIVLFTGAKGVTTLPMLVYSKAILESDYPAACVVAVVNIAISVGLYSLYRAVSRRAGA, encoded by the coding sequence ATGGCTAGCGTGGTGACCGGGGACGTACGCCCGGCCGCGTCCGCCGGCAGGCCCGTCCTCAAACGCCGGACGGGCTGGAAAGGTCCGGCCTGGGCGCTGCCCCCCGTGGCCGTGCTCGCCGTCGTGTTCCTCTACCCCCTCCTCCTCGTCGTCCAACAGTCCTTCAGCCCCGACGAGGGCGGTACCTCGCTCGCGCCGTACGCCGACGTCTTCGCCTCCGCGTCCTTCCGGTCGGCCCTCACCACCACCGTGTGGCTCGCCGCCGGTTCGACCGTGGGATGTCTCGTCCTCGGATTCGTCCTCGCCCTGGTCATTGCCTTCGTGCCGTTCCCCGGCGCCAAGGCCGTCGCCCGGTTCGTCGACGTCTTCCTCTCCTTCCCCTCCTTCCTGATCACGCTCGCGCTGCTGTTCATCTACGGCAACGCGGGCATGGCCAACGGCGTCTGGACCGGCGTCACGGGAGCGGCCGACGGGCCCTTCCACTTCCTCACCACCCCGTGGGGCGTACTCCTCGCCGAGATCACCTACTTCACCCCGTTCGTGATGCGCCCCCTGCTCGCCGCCTTCTCCCAGCTCGACACCGCACAGCTGGAGGTGGCGTCCTCGCTCGGCGCCGGACCCGCCCGGATCGTGCGGCAGGTGATCCTCCCCGAGGCGCTCCCGGCGCTTCTCGCGGGCGGCAGCCTCGTCCTCGTGATGTGCCTCAACGAGTTCGGCATCGTGCTCTTCACCGGTGCGAAAGGGGTTACCACCCTGCCGATGCTCGTCTACAGCAAGGCGATCCTGGAGTCCGACTACCCGGCCGCCTGCGTCGTCGCCGTCGTCAACATCGCGATCTCCGTCGGTCTCTACAGCCTGTACCGGGCGGTGAGCCGCCGTGCTGGTGCATAG
- a CDS encoding ABC transporter permease — translation MLVHSRTGKWATWAVFLLLFVPLFAVPLMVVLAASFATNWSGAFPSGPTLDHYDAATAGDSLQALTTSLVTAVTASLAALTLGTWAALAAASLGRRGKRLLDALFMLPVAVPSVVVGLAVLVAFSRPPVLLNGTRWIVILAHTVLVTAFAYTSVSAAAVRLDPMYAQAAASLGARPSYVLLRVRLPLLLPSLTAAAGLCFALSMGELSATMMLYPPDWTPLPVQIFAATDRGSLFTGAAVAVVLMAATLLVLFAVSRIRTRASYR, via the coding sequence GTGCTGGTGCATAGCCGTACCGGGAAGTGGGCCACCTGGGCCGTCTTCCTCCTGCTCTTCGTCCCGCTGTTCGCGGTGCCGCTGATGGTCGTCCTCGCGGCCTCGTTCGCCACGAACTGGTCCGGCGCCTTCCCCTCCGGACCCACCCTCGACCACTACGACGCGGCCACCGCGGGCGATTCCCTCCAGGCCCTCACCACGAGCCTGGTCACCGCCGTCACCGCGAGCCTGGCCGCCCTCACCCTCGGCACCTGGGCCGCGCTCGCCGCGGCCTCGCTGGGGCGCCGCGGCAAACGGCTCCTCGACGCACTGTTCATGCTGCCGGTCGCCGTGCCGTCCGTCGTCGTCGGACTCGCCGTACTCGTCGCGTTCAGCCGGCCGCCGGTGCTGCTCAACGGGACGCGCTGGATCGTGATCCTCGCGCACACCGTCCTTGTCACGGCGTTCGCCTACACGTCGGTCTCGGCCGCGGCAGTTCGTCTCGACCCGATGTACGCACAGGCGGCCGCCAGTCTCGGCGCCCGGCCCTCGTACGTGCTGCTGCGCGTCAGGCTGCCGCTCCTGCTGCCGTCTCTCACGGCGGCCGCAGGGCTCTGCTTCGCCCTGTCGATGGGTGAGTTGAGCGCCACGATGATGCTCTACCCGCCGGACTGGACACCCCTCCCCGTGCAGATCTTCGCGGCCACCGACCGCGGCTCGCTCTTCACCGGAGCGGCCGTCGCGGTGGTCCTGATGGCGGCGACGCTGCTCGTGCTGTTCGCGGTCTCCCGCATCCGCACCCGAGCCTCCTACCGCTGA
- a CDS encoding alkaline phosphatase family protein yields MSRRALLMSAAALAAAGPLATATAARAAARTPKVLVIGLDGALLNRIKDADAPHLDALMSAGLTSVSPLYADPMAPTLSGPGWSTIITGVWPDKHHVKDNAFTGNAFAQYPDFLTRIETAKPSLSTYAVASWNPVTDTIFSAKVDTRVSTPDAEYDTGTTSRAAAELAGGNRDAVFVHLDNVDHAGHSYGAASSQYLDAIHGVDTQVGQLVAAVRGRSTYGSEDWLIMVTADHGHTDAGGHGGSSAAERQTFLLASGGSITPGSTRYDIKMPDVAASALAHLGIAVNPAWGLDGRPLQQPTPDAFDALRPQLQTRADETGIGSAVVGFTHTPPAGWAVDNSAMGTGGVTEWRGWTFTTDEFWTSAERGQWRETNVRARNVFAVADGDEWVDKDYTGTFDSTLISPAWQVRGGRTATLAYTSHYRQEDPQKGEVLVSYDGGTPVTVRTYTADTVSKAESISLQVPAGVTTAQVRFRYTGGNNWFWVVDGVRITSG; encoded by the coding sequence ATGTCCCGCCGCGCTCTTCTCATGAGCGCGGCCGCCCTCGCCGCCGCAGGACCCCTCGCCACCGCCACGGCCGCCCGCGCCGCCGCCCGTACGCCCAAGGTCCTGGTCATCGGTCTGGACGGCGCCCTGCTGAACAGGATCAAGGACGCGGACGCACCCCACCTCGACGCACTGATGTCGGCCGGACTCACCTCGGTCAGCCCGCTCTACGCCGATCCGATGGCACCCACCCTGTCCGGTCCGGGCTGGTCCACGATCATCACCGGCGTCTGGCCCGACAAGCATCACGTCAAGGACAACGCCTTCACCGGCAACGCCTTCGCGCAGTACCCCGACTTCCTCACCCGGATCGAGACGGCGAAGCCCTCGCTCTCGACGTACGCCGTCGCCTCCTGGAACCCGGTCACCGACACGATCTTCTCCGCGAAGGTCGACACCCGGGTCTCCACCCCGGACGCCGAGTACGACACCGGCACCACGAGCAGGGCCGCCGCCGAGCTGGCCGGCGGCAACCGCGACGCGGTCTTCGTCCACCTCGACAACGTCGACCACGCGGGGCACAGTTACGGCGCCGCGAGCAGCCAGTACCTGGACGCCATCCACGGCGTCGACACCCAGGTCGGCCAACTGGTCGCGGCGGTACGGGGCCGGTCCACGTACGGCTCCGAGGACTGGCTCATCATGGTCACCGCCGACCACGGGCACACCGACGCGGGCGGCCACGGCGGCTCCAGCGCGGCCGAGCGGCAGACCTTCCTGCTGGCGAGCGGCGGCTCCATCACCCCGGGCTCCACCCGGTACGACATCAAGATGCCGGACGTCGCGGCCTCCGCCCTCGCCCACCTGGGCATAGCCGTGAACCCGGCCTGGGGACTCGACGGCCGGCCGCTCCAGCAGCCCACCCCCGACGCCTTCGACGCCCTGCGCCCGCAGTTGCAGACCAGGGCCGACGAGACGGGCATCGGCAGCGCGGTCGTCGGCTTCACCCACACCCCGCCCGCCGGATGGGCCGTCGACAACAGCGCGATGGGCACCGGCGGCGTCACCGAATGGCGCGGCTGGACCTTCACCACCGATGAGTTCTGGACCTCCGCCGAACGCGGCCAGTGGCGCGAGACCAATGTCCGGGCCCGGAACGTCTTCGCGGTCGCCGACGGCGACGAGTGGGTCGACAAGGACTACACGGGCACCTTCGACTCCACCCTGATCAGCCCCGCCTGGCAGGTCCGGGGCGGTCGCACCGCCACCCTCGCCTACACCAGCCACTACCGTCAGGAGGACCCGCAGAAGGGCGAGGTCCTGGTCTCCTACGACGGAGGCACGCCCGTCACGGTGAGGACGTACACCGCGGACACCGTCTCGAAGGCCGAATCGATCAGCCTTCAGGTCCCGGCCGGAGTCACCACCGCCCAGGTCCGGTTCCGGTACACCGGGGGCAACAACTGGTTCTGGGTCGTCGACGGTGTGCGGATCACCTCCGGCTGA